The Candidatus Anaeroferrophillus wilburensis genome contains a region encoding:
- a CDS encoding iron-containing alcohol dehydrogenase, producing MKTIHMFQTTPRIIMGPGAVAGIVDEVRRFAAQKVLIVTDPGIVKAGIIDKVESILSKAGVVFSRFQDIEPDPRLEIAEAAAQFARHEGVDLIIGVGGGSSIDIAKITAILVTNDQKLSSLVGIDLIPLPGLKTIIIPTTAGTGSEVTPIVILSDEDEQLKKGVVSPYLFPNTAILDPELTAGMPPAVTAATGMDALIHAIEAYTSKNAWPMTDMLALEAIKKIHKNLRAACTNGSDLAARAAMLEGSMLAGMAFANAGVTAVHAFAYPIGATFHIPHGVANSIMLIPVMEFNMSANLEKFADIAACLGVDTKGLGLQEACLKGIAAVRSLAEDVNVPSRLLPFGIEKADIPALAEGVLKVTRLLANNPRDLSKQDAERIYLSVL from the coding sequence ATGAAAACCATTCATATGTTTCAAACTACTCCCAGAATTATTATGGGACCGGGGGCTGTTGCTGGAATCGTCGATGAAGTCAGGAGGTTTGCAGCACAAAAAGTGCTGATTGTAACTGACCCCGGGATTGTCAAGGCAGGGATCATCGATAAGGTTGAAAGTATTCTGAGTAAGGCAGGTGTTGTATTTTCACGCTTTCAGGATATTGAGCCCGATCCCAGGCTTGAGATTGCCGAAGCTGCAGCCCAGTTTGCCCGTCATGAAGGTGTTGATCTTATCATTGGCGTGGGCGGTGGGTCATCCATCGATATCGCCAAAATTACGGCCATTCTGGTAACCAATGACCAAAAACTGTCGTCTCTGGTTGGCATTGATCTTATCCCGTTACCGGGACTGAAAACTATCATCATACCCACCACTGCTGGTACCGGCAGTGAAGTAACCCCGATTGTTATCCTTTCCGATGAAGATGAACAGCTGAAGAAAGGTGTTGTTAGTCCTTATCTTTTTCCGAATACCGCTATTCTTGATCCAGAACTGACTGCTGGTATGCCACCTGCTGTGACCGCTGCTACCGGCATGGATGCCCTGATTCATGCAATTGAGGCATATACTTCCAAAAATGCCTGGCCTATGACCGATATGTTGGCTCTGGAAGCGATTAAAAAAATCCATAAAAATCTTCGTGCTGCTTGTACTAACGGTTCTGACCTTGCAGCCCGGGCTGCCATGCTTGAAGGCAGCATGCTTGCCGGCATGGCTTTCGCCAATGCCGGTGTGACAGCGGTTCATGCATTTGCCTATCCCATTGGCGCAACGTTCCATATCCCCCATGGCGTAGCAAACAGCATCATGCTGATTCCGGTGATGGAGTTCAACATGAGCGCAAACTTGGAGAAGTTTGCCGATATTGCCGCTTGCCTGGGGGTAGATACCAAGGGCTTGGGTCTTCAGGAGGCTTGCCTTAAGGGGATTGCGGCGGTCAGAAGTCTGGCTGAGGATGTCAATGTACCATCACGCCTGTTGCCGTTTGGGATTGAAAAGGCCGATATCCCGGCGCTCGCTGAAGGTGTGCTGAAAGTTACCAGGCTCCTGGCCAACAACCCCAGGGATCTCAGTAAACAGGATGCAGAAAGGATTTATCTCAGCGTCCTTTAG